In Sceloporus undulatus isolate JIND9_A2432 ecotype Alabama chromosome 10, SceUnd_v1.1, whole genome shotgun sequence, the following proteins share a genomic window:
- the DENR gene encoding density-regulated protein, translated as MEAAESVIVDSKGDQRCNTRPDADYPLRVLYCGVCSLPTEYCEYMPDVSKCRQWLEKNFPNEFAKLTVEKSPKQESGVGEGQGTTGEEEEKKKQKRGGRGQIKQKKKTVPQKVTIAKIPRAKKKYVTRVCGLATFEIDLKEAQRFFAQKFSCGASVTGEDEIIIQGDFTDDIIDVIQEKWTEVDDDSIEDLGEVKK; from the exons ATGGAGGCAGCTGAGTCTGTGATTGTCGACTCTAAAGGAGACCAACGGTGCAACACTAGGCCAGATGCAGACTATCCTCTCCGAGTTCTCTACTGTGGAG TCTGTTCATTGCCAACAGAG TACTGCGAATACATGCCCGATGTGTCAAAATGCAGACAATGGCTAGAGAAGAATTTTCCAAATGAGTTTGCAAAGCTTACTGTAG AAAAATCTCCTAAACAAGAATCTGGGGTTGGAGAAGGTCAAGGAACAACTggcgaagaagaagaaaagaaaaagcaaaagagag GAGGAAGAGGTCAgataaaacagaagaagaagactgtCCCTCAAAAAGTGACAATAGCAAAAATCCCTAGAGCAAAGAAGAAATACGTCACAAGGGTGTGCGGTCTTGCAACATTTG AAATAGACCTTAAGGAAGCACAACGATTCTTTGCTCAGAAGTTCTCTTGTGGTGCTTCAGTAACAGGAGAGGATGAAATAATAATTCAGGGGGACTTTACCGACGACATCATTGACGTAATCCAGGAAAAGTGGACTGAG GTCGATGATGATAGCATTGAAGATCTGGGAGAAGTCAAGAAgtga